One genomic region from Spirosoma sp. KCTC 42546 encodes:
- a CDS encoding TatD family hydrolase: MTLVDTHAHIYDAQFADDQTDMLQRAEAQQISQIWMPNCANETISGMMALADQYPDRCLPMMGLHPAYVTDTVEEELAVVQDQLNRRAFMAVGEIGLDFYWDMTFVDQQFMAFETQLRWAAEQKLPVSMHTRSGHDRNAFAEAADLIEKLALPELTGIFHCFVGTLDEAHRAISMGFKLGIGGVSTFKNGGIDKVLPHIGLEHLVLETDAPYLAPVPYRGKRNEPAYLRLIAQRIADIKEVGIDDVARHTTANALSLLPALYANLLPG, from the coding sequence ATGACACTTGTCGATACCCACGCCCATATTTACGACGCGCAGTTTGCCGATGATCAGACAGACATGCTTCAGCGGGCCGAAGCACAACAAATTAGTCAGATTTGGATGCCAAACTGCGCCAATGAAACAATATCAGGTATGATGGCCCTTGCCGACCAATACCCGGATCGATGCCTGCCCATGATGGGCTTGCACCCAGCCTATGTTACCGATACGGTTGAGGAAGAACTGGCTGTGGTTCAGGACCAGCTTAATCGACGTGCCTTCATGGCCGTGGGTGAAATTGGACTTGACTTCTACTGGGACATGACCTTCGTAGATCAGCAGTTTATGGCTTTTGAAACACAGCTACGCTGGGCGGCTGAACAAAAATTACCTGTGTCCATGCACACCCGCTCCGGTCATGATCGGAATGCATTTGCTGAAGCCGCTGACCTGATTGAGAAGCTAGCGTTGCCTGAATTAACCGGCATTTTTCACTGCTTCGTTGGAACGCTCGATGAAGCCCATCGGGCAATTTCGATGGGCTTCAAGTTAGGTATTGGGGGCGTATCAACATTTAAAAATGGTGGTATCGATAAAGTGCTGCCTCATATTGGTTTAGAACACCTCGTTCTCGAAACTGATGCTCCATATCTGGCACCCGTACCATACCGGGGCAAACGCAACGAACCTGCTTACCTGCGACTCATTGCACAGCGCATCGCTGATATCAAAGAGGTGGGTATTGACGATGTAGCACGTCATACGACTGCCAACGCCCTATCGCTACTACCTGCCTTGTACGCGAACTTGCTGCCAGGATGA
- a CDS encoding polysaccharide deacetylase family protein — MSFFLHKSNFLLRTVYPECWWKIEEESEPTIYLTFDDGPIPEVTEFVLGQLDKFSAQATFFCIGDNVRKHRDMLYKVLEAGHMVGNHTFNHLNGWKTDDSVYLENIQKCQEQLGVETSLFRPPYGRIKKTQVAQVMENYSIVMWDVLTGDFDRKLPADVCLKKTLQYTKPGSIVVFHDSLKAWPTMRYVLPRMLTHFAERGYSFRAVPQPVYAGY, encoded by the coding sequence TTGTCATTTTTTCTTCACAAGTCTAACTTTCTGCTCCGAACGGTCTACCCTGAGTGCTGGTGGAAGATCGAAGAGGAGAGCGAACCGACGATCTATCTGACGTTCGATGACGGGCCTATTCCCGAAGTGACAGAGTTTGTGCTGGGCCAATTGGATAAATTTTCAGCGCAGGCAACGTTTTTTTGTATTGGTGACAATGTTCGTAAGCATCGGGATATGCTTTATAAAGTACTCGAAGCGGGACATATGGTCGGCAATCATACGTTTAATCACCTCAATGGCTGGAAAACGGATGATTCAGTTTATCTGGAAAATATCCAAAAATGCCAGGAGCAGTTAGGTGTTGAAACATCGCTGTTTCGTCCGCCTTATGGCCGGATTAAAAAGACACAGGTAGCCCAGGTCATGGAAAATTATTCAATCGTGATGTGGGATGTCTTAACGGGCGATTTTGACCGTAAGCTACCCGCTGATGTGTGCCTGAAGAAAACCCTTCAATACACCAAGCCTGGCTCAATTGTGGTCTTTCATGATAGCCTGAAAGCCTGGCCGACCATGCGGTATGTATTGCCCCGAATGTTAACTCATTTTGCGGAACGGGGTTACTCATTCCGGGCTGTTCCTCAACCTGTTTATGCTGGATACTGA
- a CDS encoding sensor histidine kinase — MNTRISRLTIHLLGCLTFLALPYIFASNGVAKLTELPHNPHEQRNLVSYLLTIAFFYANYYILIPKLYFHRKYSLYALGSLGCFLLIESALVVINRNGLVPPTQQPGPPPYQLEHRPPPSFPDGPQPPIPDGNYQGARPEQPGLPSELSQTFFLTLVGFLLALALRVNNRWRETEREKIQTQLSYLKAQINPHFLFNTLNSIYSLAIIESPQTADALIKLSSFLRYVIQESQENQVSLINELDYIGQYIALQQLRLGDTAQIDFTVEGQANGRQIVPLLLISFIENAFKYGVSPEEPSTIQIHISITGDELHCHVANNKVRVFQPTAVASGIGLTNTKARLQLLYPERHQLVISDKPDTFTIDLSITLS, encoded by the coding sequence ATGAATACCCGGATTTCGCGCCTTACCATTCACCTACTGGGTTGTCTAACCTTTCTGGCACTCCCTTATATCTTTGCATCAAATGGGGTTGCAAAACTAACCGAGCTCCCCCACAATCCGCACGAGCAGCGCAATCTGGTCTCGTACCTGCTGACGATTGCCTTTTTTTACGCCAATTATTATATCCTGATTCCAAAGCTATATTTTCACCGGAAGTACAGCCTCTATGCCCTCGGCTCGTTGGGTTGCTTTCTACTCATTGAGAGCGCGCTGGTCGTTATCAATCGAAATGGGTTAGTACCTCCAACCCAGCAACCAGGTCCGCCACCTTATCAACTGGAGCATAGGCCACCACCTTCGTTTCCAGATGGACCACAACCGCCCATTCCGGATGGCAATTATCAGGGGGCAAGGCCCGAACAACCGGGGCTACCATCAGAACTCAGTCAAACGTTTTTTTTGACGCTGGTCGGCTTTCTCCTGGCGCTTGCCCTGCGTGTAAATAACCGTTGGCGCGAAACCGAACGGGAAAAAATTCAGACACAGCTCTCTTATTTAAAGGCACAGATTAATCCTCATTTTCTGTTTAATACGCTCAATAGCATTTATTCGCTGGCTATCATCGAATCGCCCCAAACGGCCGATGCCCTGATCAAACTATCCTCATTTCTGCGATACGTCATTCAGGAATCGCAGGAAAATCAGGTTTCGCTCATAAACGAACTAGACTACATTGGTCAGTATATTGCTTTGCAACAACTGCGCTTGGGTGATACCGCACAAATTGATTTTACGGTCGAGGGACAGGCCAATGGAAGGCAAATTGTCCCACTCCTTCTGATTTCCTTTATCGAAAACGCATTTAAATACGGCGTAAGTCCCGAAGAGCCCTCCACCATTCAAATCCACATCTCGATTACTGGTGATGAACTGCACTGCCACGTAGCTAATAATAAGGTTCGGGTATTCCAGCCAACGGCGGTGGCCAGTGGCATTGGGTTAACCAATACCAAAGCTCGTTTGCAACTCCTCTATCCTGAGCGGCATCAACTGGTTATCAGCGACAAACCCGATACCTTTACCATCGATTTATCCATTACCTTGTCATGA
- a CDS encoding lysylphosphatidylglycerol synthase domain-containing protein, with protein sequence MFSYVLSLKPDKKIIFWAKIVVFAGLVAYIGYVVRQQPFNWETVQTQLRSVENPERWVAGLLLLTPINWGFEAIKWQILLQRVEKISFWEAYQGVLTGLTLGFALPAQLGDTAGRILSLRSNRAEAIGASLVSGGMQFYVALVFGAVAWAHHLTVAPERNTPTGQWLLIILSVLSLGGVWFGLVRRRLVEWVSTRPALARFATYWQVAGLYSDSEIGFALSAATVRYLVFSAQFYFALRLVGILLPLDSSASGIGLVFLVKTVTPAFNLLSDLGVREAASLWVFAPFDQGDGLVAAPVLLTATLTLWFANILTPVLVGLIWVWKIKVKHL encoded by the coding sequence GTGTTCTCCTACGTTTTGTCGCTTAAACCAGATAAAAAAATCATCTTTTGGGCCAAAATCGTCGTTTTTGCCGGGCTCGTAGCCTATATCGGTTATGTAGTACGGCAACAACCCTTCAATTGGGAGACGGTTCAAACGCAACTTCGCTCGGTTGAGAACCCTGAACGCTGGGTAGCTGGTTTACTGCTATTAACCCCAATTAATTGGGGATTTGAGGCTATAAAATGGCAGATTCTACTCCAACGGGTTGAAAAAATATCATTCTGGGAGGCTTACCAGGGCGTTTTAACCGGGCTGACATTAGGATTTGCCTTGCCCGCCCAATTAGGCGATACGGCCGGACGGATTCTGTCGCTTCGTTCCAATCGAGCCGAAGCAATTGGTGCTTCTTTGGTGTCGGGTGGTATGCAGTTCTATGTCGCCCTGGTATTTGGCGCTGTCGCCTGGGCGCACCATCTGACGGTTGCACCGGAGCGAAATACGCCAACCGGGCAGTGGCTGCTTATTATTTTGAGTGTACTGTCGTTAGGAGGAGTCTGGTTTGGGTTGGTTCGTCGCAGACTGGTTGAATGGGTTTCCACCCGACCAGCATTGGCGCGCTTTGCAACCTATTGGCAGGTAGCCGGCTTGTATTCAGACTCAGAAATTGGGTTTGCCCTGAGCGCAGCAACGGTTCGGTACCTGGTTTTTTCGGCGCAGTTCTACTTCGCCCTACGACTGGTAGGTATCCTGTTGCCGCTAGATAGCTCAGCTTCGGGCATTGGACTGGTTTTTCTGGTAAAAACCGTAACCCCTGCCTTCAACCTGTTGAGTGATCTGGGCGTTCGGGAAGCGGCATCCTTGTGGGTATTCGCGCCATTTGACCAGGGCGATGGATTGGTTGCGGCTCCTGTACTGCTTACCGCAACGCTGACCCTTTGGTTTGCCAATATTCTGACTCCTGTACTGGTTGGATTAATCTGGGTATGGAAAATTAAGGTTAAGCATTTATAG
- a CDS encoding pirin, translating to MDTQTQAQLYLSDQRGCSQADYFRSFHGFNFGTYLEESRTPFGALQLLNDNTLKAGCRIGMQVELNTDVILLPLVGGLEYNSPIGTGFLEAGQAQTLSLSAAMKYEISNPYETELINFLEIWLTNQSSKFTPEGHQTQFDLTNKNKLLPLFSIHEAGQHGYAQWHSFIGTYDGRKDDVYSITDTTNGVFVFILSGAFEVQNRLLHARDGLALTTIHNGEVEFEALSNDAVLMILEVPL from the coding sequence ATGGATACACAAACTCAGGCTCAACTGTATTTGTCCGATCAGCGAGGCTGCTCACAAGCTGATTATTTTCGAAGTTTTCACGGCTTTAATTTTGGCACCTATCTTGAGGAAAGCAGAACGCCTTTCGGCGCATTACAGCTACTGAATGATAACACCCTTAAAGCTGGCTGTCGTATCGGCATGCAGGTTGAGCTAAATACCGATGTTATCCTTCTTCCGCTAGTTGGTGGTCTGGAATACAATAGCCCTATTGGAACTGGTTTTCTGGAAGCGGGACAGGCTCAGACTTTATCGCTGTCGGCCGCCATGAAATACGAAATCAGTAATCCTTACGAGACTGAGCTTATCAATTTTTTAGAGATTTGGCTCACCAATCAGTCAAGCAAGTTCACCCCTGAAGGGCACCAAACTCAGTTTGACCTCACCAATAAAAATAAACTCCTCCCCCTTTTCTCAATACACGAAGCAGGTCAGCATGGGTACGCTCAATGGCATAGCTTTATTGGTACGTATGATGGCAGGAAAGACGATGTTTATTCCATAACCGATACCACAAATGGAGTTTTTGTATTTATTCTGAGTGGTGCTTTTGAGGTTCAGAACAGGCTTTTACACGCACGGGATGGTCTGGCGTTGACAACTATACACAATGGAGAAGTGGAGTTCGAAGCTCTATCCAACGATGCGGTACTTATGATACTGGAAGTTCCTCTTTAA
- a CDS encoding intradiol ring-cleavage dioxygenase has translation MERNEFLKRGFGSLLGIAAVTPLVGGCSSSTVDPVSTTTTGTSTSTGSTNGSSSSNCSVTPSETEGPFPTKVPANFVRKDITDGRTGVAFTMNITIKNANSSCAALSGALVDVWHCDKDGYYSEYGGTGMQSVNFTTVDFLRGRQTTDANGLASFTSIFPGWYSGRAPHIHVHIYNSAGKSLLVTQIAFPYDITTTVYTTAQSYGYTKGVQDTKNESDNVFSDGFTTELATVSGSISGGYTLTHTIVVSA, from the coding sequence ATGGAACGCAACGAATTTTTGAAACGTGGTTTCGGTAGTTTACTCGGCATCGCAGCCGTTACACCACTCGTTGGTGGTTGCTCATCGTCGACAGTTGATCCGGTTTCAACCACAACAACTGGCACGTCAACATCAACCGGTTCAACCAATGGCAGTTCGTCCAGTAATTGTTCCGTTACCCCCAGTGAAACCGAAGGGCCTTTCCCAACAAAAGTGCCTGCCAATTTCGTACGGAAAGACATTACGGATGGTCGGACAGGAGTCGCGTTTACCATGAACATCACCATCAAAAATGCGAATAGCAGTTGTGCGGCTTTATCGGGTGCACTGGTCGATGTCTGGCATTGCGATAAAGACGGCTATTATTCAGAATACGGTGGAACGGGTATGCAGAGTGTGAATTTCACGACGGTCGATTTTCTACGGGGTCGGCAGACGACCGATGCCAATGGCTTAGCTTCATTTACCTCAATTTTTCCGGGCTGGTATTCGGGCAGAGCCCCGCACATTCACGTTCATATTTATAATTCCGCCGGGAAGTCGCTGTTGGTTACACAAATAGCGTTCCCGTATGATATAACGACCACGGTGTATACAACAGCCCAGTCGTATGGCTATACGAAAGGGGTACAGGATACGAAGAACGAATCTGATAATGTATTCTCGGATGGTTTCACCACGGAGTTAGCGACCGTTTCGGGGAGTATCTCTGGCGGCTACACACTCACCCATACAATTGTTGTCAGCGCGTAA
- a CDS encoding LytTR family DNA-binding domain-containing protein translates to MIRAIALDDEPPALRVLAHFCQQVDFIDLQKTFTRTDEALKYLEQFPVDLLFLDINMPSMSGIDFYKVIGSTSANESQPLMVIFTTAYAEFAVEGFTLNAVDYLLKPFTFDRFLQAANKAADLYRWQQRSDKASEAYLYVRADYSLHKIALADILFIEGLDDYVKIHLRTDKDGRNQASVPRPLVARMTLKVMMERLPNHEFCRVHRSYIVPLTRIEAIRNKTILVAGHEIPIGSSYEADLLNRLGQ, encoded by the coding sequence ATGATTCGCGCCATTGCTCTAGATGATGAACCCCCGGCCTTACGGGTCCTGGCCCACTTCTGCCAGCAAGTGGACTTTATTGACTTACAAAAAACCTTTACGCGCACCGATGAGGCCCTGAAGTACCTGGAGCAATTCCCGGTCGACCTGTTATTTCTGGACATCAATATGCCTTCCATGTCTGGGATTGATTTTTATAAAGTAATTGGGTCTACATCGGCAAATGAGTCGCAGCCGCTGATGGTTATTTTTACGACGGCGTACGCTGAATTTGCCGTAGAAGGGTTTACACTGAACGCGGTCGACTACTTATTGAAACCGTTTACGTTTGATCGTTTTTTACAAGCTGCCAATAAAGCGGCTGATTTATACCGGTGGCAGCAACGTTCTGACAAAGCCAGCGAAGCCTATTTGTACGTTCGGGCTGACTATAGCCTTCACAAGATTGCCTTAGCCGATATTCTGTTCATTGAGGGCTTAGATGATTATGTTAAAATTCATCTCCGGACCGATAAAGACGGCCGGAACCAGGCTAGTGTGCCCCGCCCACTTGTAGCCCGCATGACCCTGAAAGTGATGATGGAACGGCTTCCCAACCATGAGTTTTGTCGGGTACATCGTTCCTATATTGTGCCCTTGACACGTATTGAGGCCATACGGAACAAAACTATTCTAGTAGCCGGGCATGAGATCCCGATTGGTTCTAGTTACGAGGCCGACCTGCTCAATCGGTTAGGCCAATAA
- a CDS encoding toxin-antitoxin system YwqK family antitoxin, with product MTIIHFLLFCLFHPYVHAQADTTIRSKLAYTVRHEFADYDEEILYYGKHDQYFTVRIYRKNGVLFRTDSYIVLPKTLSNGFQLDSISRIAHHGPTKIMYPSGQVYVSCEYKENILHGPFMAFYEDGTIKRKDFYRHGRLSRSQCYSLEGNIQKCEPFYQAAKFLGKTQDLQAYLNQKLSSVLDGERVRRVNASLTINEIGQVIRVSVSVYTAPYAESQVPIVGNYVQQIIRNMPEWMPDQFNWKPAVNDGKTITSTCIMTIFRTNGGIQYNLFYRM from the coding sequence ATGACCATCATACACTTCCTGCTGTTTTGTTTATTCCATCCATACGTTCACGCACAGGCGGATACTACAATACGTAGCAAACTTGCCTATACGGTGCGTCATGAGTTTGCCGATTATGACGAAGAGATTTTGTACTACGGTAAACATGATCAGTATTTTACCGTTCGGATTTATCGAAAAAATGGCGTATTGTTCCGAACCGATTCCTACATCGTATTACCCAAAACGCTCTCAAATGGGTTCCAATTAGATAGTATCAGCCGGATTGCTCATCATGGGCCAACTAAAATCATGTACCCGTCGGGTCAGGTATATGTGAGCTGCGAATATAAAGAGAATATACTGCACGGGCCTTTTATGGCCTTTTATGAGGACGGTACTATTAAGCGCAAGGATTTCTACCGACATGGGCGCCTTAGTCGGAGTCAGTGCTATTCGCTGGAGGGGAATATACAAAAATGCGAACCCTTTTATCAGGCCGCTAAATTTCTGGGTAAAACACAGGATCTACAGGCGTATTTAAATCAGAAATTAAGCTCAGTTCTGGATGGGGAGCGTGTCCGGCGAGTCAATGCATCATTAACAATTAACGAGATTGGGCAGGTCATTCGGGTGAGTGTGTCCGTTTATACGGCGCCATATGCTGAAAGTCAGGTCCCGATAGTTGGGAATTATGTACAGCAGATTATTCGTAATATGCCTGAATGGATGCCCGATCAGTTTAACTGGAAACCCGCTGTCAATGACGGCAAAACGATTACATCGACTTGCATCATGACGATATTCAGAACAAATGGGGGGATTCAGTATAATCTGTTCTATCGAATGTAA
- a CDS encoding glycosyltransferase family 2 protein, which produces MLDTDQPGPHQPLISILIAARNEEVTMLDCLQAIDQLKYLPGTVEVLIGNDQSTDQTGLIVSAFSQNHPDVRLLTITEPVAGLRGKANVLAQLAQQARGQTLFFTDADTQVPPDWLVEIGRSFTGNTGIVTGVTLPEGPSLFHKLQKIDWLYNLTLTHLVSSVGIPVTAMGNNMAVSRTAYEAVGGYESIPFSITEDYALFRAIVKQGFGFRNLLDQRVLAHTKPVETSNAFLQQRKRWMRGATNLPLWMVIMLYIQYLAGPLLLALGWFAPVLALALYLSKLLIQTLVLSIGLARLNQTKLGAYALLFEIYQLIIGPLAVLYYLFPTTIEWKGRKYVT; this is translated from the coding sequence ATGCTGGATACTGACCAGCCAGGCCCGCACCAGCCGTTGATTAGTATTCTGATTGCCGCCCGCAACGAAGAAGTTACTATGCTGGATTGCCTGCAGGCTATTGACCAACTCAAGTACCTTCCCGGCACCGTTGAGGTTCTGATTGGAAATGACCAGTCTACTGACCAGACTGGTCTTATTGTCTCTGCTTTTAGTCAGAACCACCCTGATGTTAGGTTACTAACCATCACGGAACCTGTTGCTGGATTACGGGGTAAAGCCAATGTACTGGCCCAATTAGCGCAACAGGCCCGAGGACAGACCCTCTTCTTTACGGATGCCGATACACAAGTGCCACCCGACTGGCTTGTCGAAATCGGGCGGAGTTTTACGGGCAATACAGGCATCGTTACGGGGGTTACGCTTCCTGAAGGCCCATCGCTTTTCCATAAACTCCAGAAAATTGACTGGCTATATAATCTGACATTGACGCATTTGGTCAGTAGCGTTGGTATTCCCGTCACAGCTATGGGTAACAACATGGCGGTGAGCCGAACCGCTTATGAGGCTGTTGGCGGCTATGAGTCGATACCATTCTCAATTACCGAAGACTATGCACTGTTTCGGGCTATTGTTAAGCAGGGGTTCGGGTTTAGGAATCTACTGGACCAGAGGGTGTTGGCCCACACAAAACCTGTTGAGACCAGTAACGCATTCCTTCAACAGCGCAAGCGCTGGATGCGTGGCGCAACTAATTTGCCGCTCTGGATGGTGATTATGCTCTATATACAGTATCTGGCTGGCCCACTCTTGCTCGCATTGGGATGGTTTGCGCCTGTACTCGCCCTGGCACTCTATCTGAGTAAACTATTGATTCAAACGTTGGTACTTTCAATTGGATTAGCCCGATTAAATCAAACCAAGTTAGGGGCGTATGCGTTGCTGTTTGAAATTTACCAGCTCATTATTGGCCCATTAGCTGTCCTGTATTACCTGTTTCCAACGACGATTGAGTGGAAAGGAAGAAAGTACGTGACGTAA
- a CDS encoding glycosyltransferase, which produces MTIILLTVSFLYALFTFILWLTWLRIPLVQSEDLLTNKPFITVVIPVRNEAGKIEKLMDDLSQQVYRQFEVIVADDASTDDTWKIIQSYAQHAPFALHPLPLANEQTASPKKRAITQSIAMAMGNLIVTTDGDCRVGPNWLFAIAAFYQQTGARLISGPVTFTTEQTIFDSLQTVEFSSLIGTGACTMSLGFPTMCNGANLCYVKEVFSEVGGFTGVDHLASGDDEFLMHKIASRYPDGVRFLKSTDAIVRTQSHRSLRVFYNQRKRWASKWRAYESYLPSLLAIFVFLSNAAPVVAVVAWWAGFLNGNVTLVVIGLKAIPEFLFLRQILVFLQKKSSVRVIPLTQLIYPFYVLFFGLAAQGKGYIWKDRKLS; this is translated from the coding sequence ATGACTATTATTTTATTAACGGTTAGTTTCCTGTATGCACTCTTTACGTTCATCCTTTGGCTGACCTGGCTGAGGATTCCCTTGGTTCAGAGCGAAGACCTGTTAACTAATAAGCCATTTATTACCGTTGTTATTCCAGTGCGTAATGAGGCTGGAAAGATCGAGAAATTGATGGATGACCTGAGTCAACAGGTCTACCGCCAGTTTGAGGTAATTGTTGCTGATGATGCCTCGACCGATGATACCTGGAAAATTATTCAGTCATACGCTCAACATGCTCCCTTTGCCCTCCACCCTTTGCCCTTAGCCAATGAACAAACGGCTTCCCCCAAAAAGCGGGCAATTACCCAAAGTATAGCGATGGCAATGGGTAATCTTATTGTCACAACCGATGGCGATTGCCGGGTTGGTCCCAATTGGCTGTTTGCAATTGCTGCTTTTTACCAGCAAACGGGTGCCCGGCTGATTTCTGGGCCGGTAACCTTTACAACCGAACAGACGATTTTTGACTCCTTACAAACAGTTGAATTTTCCAGCCTGATTGGCACGGGTGCCTGTACTATGTCGCTTGGTTTTCCAACCATGTGCAACGGTGCTAACCTTTGCTACGTAAAGGAGGTATTTAGCGAAGTGGGCGGTTTTACGGGTGTCGATCATCTGGCTTCGGGCGACGATGAATTTCTGATGCACAAGATTGCTAGTCGGTACCCAGATGGGGTTCGGTTTTTAAAAAGTACGGATGCTATTGTTCGAACACAGTCCCATCGGTCGTTGCGTGTATTTTATAATCAGCGCAAACGATGGGCTAGTAAGTGGCGGGCCTACGAGAGCTATTTGCCCTCGTTATTGGCCATCTTCGTTTTTTTGAGCAATGCCGCCCCGGTAGTGGCTGTAGTAGCCTGGTGGGCAGGATTTTTAAACGGAAATGTTACTCTTGTAGTTATAGGATTAAAAGCAATACCTGAGTTTTTGTTTTTACGACAGATTCTTGTTTTTTTACAAAAAAAATCGTCGGTAAGGGTAATTCCATTGACACAGTTAATCTATCCATTCTATGTACTTTTCTTCGGCTTGGCCGCTCAGGGGAAAGGGTACATCTGGAAAGATCGCAAGTTGAGCTGA
- the ruvC gene encoding crossover junction endodeoxyribonuclease RuvC: MIITPISSTLTKEKIILGVDPGTQVAGYGIISVKAGVMTMIQYGVVQLSKYSTYQLKLQKLYETIIRLIEEYHPDEMAIEDPFFGKNVQAMLKLGRAQGVVMAAALSRNIPIVEYAPRRIKQSVTGNGNATKDQVSQMVGHLLKESLDPQFFDATDALAIAICHHFHENALPVAPGKKTKKGAWGAFVSENSGRVM; this comes from the coding sequence ATGATTATCACGCCTATTTCATCTACCCTCACCAAAGAAAAAATTATTCTTGGTGTCGATCCTGGAACCCAAGTTGCTGGTTATGGCATCATTTCGGTGAAAGCAGGCGTCATGACCATGATTCAGTATGGTGTGGTTCAGTTGTCCAAATATAGCACCTATCAACTGAAGCTTCAGAAACTCTACGAAACCATCATCCGGTTGATTGAGGAATACCACCCGGATGAGATGGCAATTGAAGACCCGTTTTTCGGCAAAAATGTACAGGCCATGCTCAAGCTGGGTCGGGCGCAGGGCGTAGTAATGGCCGCTGCATTATCCCGAAATATTCCCATTGTGGAGTATGCCCCGAGACGAATTAAACAATCCGTGACGGGAAATGGAAATGCCACCAAAGATCAGGTTTCTCAAATGGTTGGTCACTTACTGAAAGAAAGCTTAGACCCTCAGTTTTTCGATGCTACGGATGCACTAGCCATTGCCATTTGCCATCACTTTCACGAAAATGCCCTACCGGTTGCCCCTGGCAAAAAGACCAAAAAAGGGGCCTGGGGTGCCTTTGTCAGTGAGAATTCAGGGCGGGTGATGTAA
- a CDS encoding secondary thiamine-phosphate synthase enzyme YjbQ, translating to MTIIQHTIHLPPYPRGFHLITRSIEREFTALQQIRTGILQVFIQHTSASLTINENADPTVRGDFERFFNKTVPENAPYYQHDYEGSDDMPAHLKTAMLGHSVTIPITNGRLNLGTWQGIYLGEHRNDGGSRTLVLTAWGDLMNDE from the coding sequence ATGACGATCATTCAACATACGATTCATTTACCACCCTACCCACGCGGTTTCCACTTGATAACTCGTAGTATTGAACGGGAATTTACGGCCTTACAGCAGATTCGAACAGGGATATTACAGGTCTTCATCCAGCATACATCGGCCAGCCTGACCATCAACGAAAATGCTGACCCAACGGTAAGAGGGGATTTCGAGCGATTTTTCAATAAGACCGTACCAGAAAATGCACCCTATTACCAGCACGACTATGAAGGCTCCGACGATATGCCAGCCCACCTGAAAACGGCCATGTTGGGCCATTCAGTGACGATTCCAATCACGAATGGACGGCTGAATTTAGGGACGTGGCAGGGAATTTACCTCGGCGAGCACCGAAATGATGGCGGTAGCCGGACGCTGGTTTTGACGGCCTGGGGAGATTTGATGAATGATGAATGA